From the genome of Ziziphus jujuba cultivar Dongzao chromosome 4, ASM3175591v1:
GATTCATTCATGTGCATCGATGAAAAAATATATCAGCAGCggtaacatatatattaaagacaGAGGACCCTTTTTCATTGTTTGCAATTGCAAATCTTATCAATCAGAGTATCCAACGCACGACATGATGATCCTTCATCCTCCATAGCCTTCCTTGCCATTTCTGCAACCTCCTCCACTTTCTTCCTCACTTCCTTTCCCTTTTCCCCTTCCATTAACTCCCTCACCATCTTCTTCAGACCTTCCCACTTGACGAATCCTCTCACCGATCCATCACATGTCTCCACCCTCAACCCAACCTTGATCTCCTCCACCACCATTCTTGCATTTAATGGCTGCTCTGCCATCATGGGCCACGCAAGAATCGGAACCCCAGCACATATGCTCTCCAAAACTGAATTCCATCCGCAGTGGCTCAGAAACCCCTGTACGCTCTCATGCATCAGTATCTCCCTTTGCTCTACCCAATCTCTCACCACTATACCCCTGCCTTTCACTCTCTCTTCGAATCCATCTGATAGCTCTGACTCTTTTTTCCTTATCACCCATAAGAAATCAACCTTTGATTCTTCTAATCCCTTTGCTATTTCTTTAAGTTGCTCAGGTGAAATCTCAGCTTGTGACCCGAATGCTACGTACAAAACAGAGCTCCCCTGTTCTAGCTTCTGGTCTAGCCACCAAACCCATGCGGGTCTATTACTTGGGTTTGGTTGAATTCTGGGTACTGGGTCGGCCAAGCAAAGAGGCCCAACACACCAGGTCTTGGTCTCACTCTCACGCTGACCACCCAGCTGGCTCATAAAATCAACAAACACAGGCTCAAGCTCGTAGAAGCTGTTGAAAATCGTGCCAAAGCTACTCATCGTTGATATTGCACAGTTCATGTGGAACTCGGAAACGACAGGGTCCGGCTCAGGGTCTGTTAACGCAGGGATGAAGTCATTTCTGGTGATTTGAATCCACGGGAAGCGAGTCACGGTGATCAACTCGGTGTCCGACTTGGGTCCATGGAGAAGGCGATCCTGGAGCACAGCTATGCACACGGAATTAGCATAAGCGCACATACCGTAGGAGACTAACCTTGGGATACCGAACTTAGACGCAGACTCACGTGTCCACCAGAGGAACCCATCGGAGACCACGAAACTGACATGTGGCAGAAGAGACTGCAGAGCTCGTTCGAAGTCGGGTTGCATGCGTTTGGTGGATGTGACGAAGGAATAGAAGAGCGACATGGAAGGGATCTTGTCCGTGCTTTCAATGCCGGCGGGGATGTCGGGGATGTTTTCTGGGAACGGAAGGTCGACTATGGAGGCGGAAGTGTCGGCGAGAGAGTCAGCGATGAAAGGTCGGTTGGCCGGGGTGGTGAAGATGGTGACAGAGAGGTGGCGTTTGAGGAGGAGACGAGATAGGTGGAGGAGTGGGATTGTGTGGCCTTTGGACATGAACGGGAACAAAACGACATGGCGTTTATGTTTTCGTGGTGTTGAGTCCAAACCATTTGAGACCATATTTTTATCTTCTATAATATCTCTGTGTAGGAATGTAGGCACAGGCAGTGGGAGGTGGTTATGCTACTGCTTGTTTATATAGAGGAAACTATTCTATGCGTTGtgtaaaaatctaaattttgtgGTTCTCACGCAAAACATAAacggtaaataaataaaagtcaaatgtGATGTTGCAGTTTTATCTGGCCCATCGTGGTGGGCGGCAACAGTAGAAAACAGCTCTTCAGGGGCATAATAAGTCGTAATTTTTCTGTCCATCCATGTCTCAAGCCTTTGGGAAAAATTACCAACTGTTATGTCGTGTAGCAAGTGCGAAGAGACTTTCATTTCAACTTTGATGTTGAAtcgtataatttattaataataacctATTTCATATTTGATTTCATGAGATAcaagattttaaataaatagGTGACAAAACTCGTTTCCTGTTAATGTATATGTTATTTTGGAAGGCAGCTACCAAATAATTGACGAGTCAATTACTTCCAGCGCCTCACTCTCttctttatgtttatatataaaggTCATTATTAGTCATTATCCTTCAGAATGGGTATcgaatttgaaatttcaaaagctGAAAGCGCAACATTTGACAAACCAAAGCCCCCCACATTGTCAATTTAGTTCAATCGTGCAACTTTTCCAATTaaagtataaatatattttttttcatgagCCAAATACTTTTGTCAGTTTTAACATAACAAGCTAGAACAGTATACATGACAACTAGTAGATAAATATACACAATGTGTAATTGATAGGTAGGCAATATTAATGCAGCTAATTGGCCAATGAAAGATAATTAGATGGGCCAGATATTAATTACCCGTAAAACCTACTCCTTAAGAGACTCATAAATGCGTAGAAGATTCGGACACAGAAATTAAAAGATAtcatcataaatttttaaaaaacaaaaaacaagaaacaaacaaattctCTTTATTAGGATAGACTTGTTGGTCTCCATCGCAATCCTAGAGCCACTAGAAAGTACTTTTTATCTCCTGCGTACCCTACCATAGAAGTAATTTCCTTAACCATTCATATTTAAACATGCAACTAATTTGATATAGTTCTTACAAGAAGAAACCcgaattattaccaaaaaagaagaagccagAATTTATGATTATAATTTTTGTCGACTAATCCAGTCATTTCATATGGAATCGTGGTCCTAAAATGACAAACCacgaaaaaacataaaattaaaacacgCATAGCCACTCTTTTCGATACCTCTGTATCTGGAACCTGTATTTGGCATCTATATCTCTAAGCCTTTCTCACATCTCCTCGCTGGCATATCTCATCAATGAGAGAGTCCAACGTGTGCTTCGATGATCCGCTCTCTTCCACAGCCTTCTTCGCCATCTCTGCAACCTCTTTCACTTTCTTCCTCACTTCCTTTCCCTTTTGCCCTTCCATTAACTCCATCACCATCTTCTTCAGACTTTCCCATTTCACCAACCCTTTCGGTGATCCATCGCAAGTCTCTACCCTCAACCCCACCTTGATCTCCTCCACCACCATTCTCGCATTCATAGGTTGCTCTGCCATCATGGGCCAAGCAAGAATTGGAACCCCAGCACATATGCTCTCCATCACTGAATTCCATCCACAGTGACTCAGAAAACCATGCACGCTCTTGTGATACAATATTTCCCTCTGGTTTACCCACTCTGTCACCACCATTCCCCTGTCTTTCACTCTCTCTAAAAACCCATCTGAACTATCAATTAGCTCCCGCTCTTTTTTCCTTACGACCCACAAGAAATTCACCTTCGATTCTTCCAACCCAAGGGCTATTTCTTCGAGTTGTTGACGTGAAATCTCAGCTTGAGAACCAAATGCAACATATAAAACAGAGCTCCCCTGTTCTAGCTTTTTGTCCAGCCACTGAATCCATGCTGGCTGATCAGTTGGTCGAATGTTTGATGATAAAATTGGCTCCGCGAGGCAAAGGGGACCCACGCAATAGGCCTTGGGCGAACATTTTTTGTTCCAATAATCAACGAAAACTGGCTCAAGTTCATAAAAGCTGTTGACAACCAAGCCGAAGCTATTTAGCGTTGATATTATCATATTCATATGGAACTCAAAAGCTACATCCTTCACTTCAGGGTCACTAGACATAGATTCGAAGtcatttttggtaattttgatCCACGGGAAATCAGGCACAGTTAGCAACTCGTTATTCGATTCGGGTCCATGAATAAGCCGATTTTCATAAACAACTTTGCTAACAGCAGAGGCATAATTGGACATACCGTAGAATACCAACCTCGGAATGCTAAACTTGGAGGCAGACTCAAGCGTCCACCAGAGGAAGCCATCGGAGACTATGAAACTGACCGGAGGAAGAGACTCGAGCGCTCGTTCGAAGTCGGGTTGCATGCGTTTGGTAGCGGTGACGAATGAGAAGAACACAGACATGGATGGGAATTTGTCTGTGCTTTCGACTCCAGCAGGGACTTTAGGGATGTTGTCTGGGAAGGGAAGGTCGATAATGGAGGCTGTGGTGTCGGAAAGAGAGTTTACGATGAAGGGTCGGTTGGCCGGAGTGGTGAGGACGGTGACGGCGAAGCGGCGACTGAGGAGGAGGCGAGCTAAGTGTAGGAGTGGGATGGTGTGGCCTTTGGACATGAAGGGGAACAAAACGACATGGCGTTTTTGTGGTGTTGAATTCAAAGAATTTGAGCCCATTTTTTTGTACCTCCTTTTGGTGGTGTTGAATTCAATGGTGGAGCGGTGTGCCTCATATTGAAACCATTTATATAGAAAAGAGATGTAAggcatgtattttattttaccaatataatatatatatatatataaatgtatgtgaaattaatattaaatggtTGGCACGACAGAAAACATAAGGCCCCagcaaagaaaatcaatttcGTCTTCGTCTACTGTTTGGAGgatacataaaatttttatatttttttaatatttaaatttaattttaaacaaataatgaaaTCTTTCATTTAGTGACTATCCCAATAATGGcttctctttccctctcttAACCCGTCCTTAATTGAACAGGTTTTTTCTGGTTATTGATCGTTTAATTAATTTGctgaa
Proteins encoded in this window:
- the LOC107415376 gene encoding UDP-glycosyltransferase 90A1; its protein translation is MPYISFLYKWFQYEAHRSTIEFNTTKRRYKKMGSNSLNSTPQKRHVVLFPFMSKGHTIPLLHLARLLLSRRFAVTVLTTPANRPFIVNSLSDTTASIIDLPFPDNIPKVPAGVESTDKFPSMSVFFSFVTATKRMQPDFERALESLPPVSFIVSDGFLWWTLESASKFSIPRLVFYGMSNYASAVSKVVYENRLIHGPESNNELLTVPDFPWIKITKNDFESMSSDPEVKDVAFEFHMNMIISTLNSFGLVVNSFYELEPVFVDYWNKKCSPKAYCVGPLCLAEPILSSNIRPTDQPAWIQWLDKKLEQGSSVLYVAFGSQAEISRQQLEEIALGLEESKVNFLWVVRKKERELIDSSDGFLERVKDRGMVVTEWVNQREILYHKSVHGFLSHCGWNSVMESICAGVPILAWPMMAEQPMNARMVVEEIKVGLRVETCDGSPKGLVKWESLKKMVMELMEGQKGKEVRKKVKEVAEMAKKAVEESGSSKHTLDSLIDEICQRGDVRKA
- the LOC107415362 gene encoding UDP-glycosyltransferase 90A1-like, whose product is MVSNGLDSTPRKHKRHVVLFPFMSKGHTIPLLHLSRLLLKRHLSVTIFTTPANRPFIADSLADTSASIVDLPFPENIPDIPAGIESTDKIPSMSLFYSFVTSTKRMQPDFERALQSLLPHVSFVVSDGFLWWTRESASKFGIPRLVSYGMCAYANSVCIAVLQDRLLHGPKSDTELITVTRFPWIQITRNDFIPALTDPEPDPVVSEFHMNCAISTMSSFGTIFNSFYELEPVFVDFMSQLGGQRESETKTWCVGPLCLADPVPRIQPNPSNRPAWVWWLDQKLEQGSSVLYVAFGSQAEISPEQLKEIAKGLEESKVDFLWVIRKKESELSDGFEERVKGRGIVVRDWVEQREILMHESVQGFLSHCGWNSVLESICAGVPILAWPMMAEQPLNARMVVEEIKVGLRVETCDGSVRGFVKWEGLKKMVRELMEGEKGKEVRKKVEEVAEMARKAMEDEGSSCRALDTLIDKICNCKQ